CGGTCGAGACCAAAGGTGTGGAAGCGGAGTTCCGTTGGTCGGTGGACAAGCATTTCCTCGTCACCGGCGCTTATACCCGCACCGTCGTCACCAACCTGACCTTTCTGGATGCGGGCACGACCTTCAGCTTCTTCGGGATCGAGGATCTGATCAACGTCTCCAATCCGGGGCTGTATCTGGGCGGCCAGCAGGGCGGCCTGGTGCCGATTCCCAACAAGGCGGCGGCGCGCCGTGCAGGCATTCCCAAGAATCTCTATTCGCTCACCGGCACCTATTCCTTCGACAGCGGCCTCGCCTTCTCCGCCAGCGTGGTCAAGGTGGACTCGGTCTATTCGGGCCAGTCGCGGGTCGTAAAACTGCCCGCCTACACGCTGGTCGATGTCGGGGTATCTTATGAGAAGGCTGATTGGCTGTTCCGTCTGAACGTCAAGAACCTGACCAACGAAACCTACTATCGCGCCAACTTCACCGAATTGTTCGGCAGCACGATCGTCCTGCCCGAACGGCCGCGCAGTTATCAGGCAACGATCTCCTATAAATTCTGACGGGAAGGACAGGGGGGCGTCGACGCGTGTCGTCGCGTCCCCTTTTCATTACGGACAAGGACAGCCATCATCATTCGTTTCCTGACATCTGCCGCCGCGCTTGCAATCGCGTGCCTTGCCCCGATGCCGGTCGCCGCTGCTCAGCCCGCGCCCGCCAGCATCGAAAGCTGTGCCCCCGGCGGCGCCTGCGCCACCCCGCTGCCCGTTCGTGTCATCATCGTGTCGATGTTCGAAATCGGTGAGGATAGCGGCGACAAGCCCGGCGAATTCCAGCTCTGGAAGGAACGGCGCCATCTCGACATGCGCATTCCCTTCCCGCAGTCCCATCACGACCTCTATTATGATCCCAAGACCCAAGTGCTGGGCATGGTCACGGGCATGGGCAACATCAAATCGGCGACGGCGACCATGGCGTTGGGCCTCGACCAGCGGTTCGACCTTTCCCGTGCCTATTGGCTGGTGGCGGGTATTGCGGGCATAGATCCGCAGGACGCGTCGATCGGTTCGGCCGCATGGGCACGCTATCTGGTCGACGGCGACCTCGCGCATGAAATCGACGCGCGGGAAATCCCTGCCGACTGGAAAAGCGGCTATTTTGCGCTGCACAGCAAGGGTCCAAACGATCCCAGCCCGCCTGTGGGGCAGGGCGAGATATTCGAAATCAACCCCGCCTTGCGCGACTGGGCCTTCAACCTGACCAAGGACATCGTCCTGCCCGACGATCCTTCGATCCGCAGGGAAAGGGCGCGTTTTACCAACCACCCGATGGCCAGGCGTCCCCCCTTCGTACTGAAGGGGGATCAACTGGCGGCGATGACCTTCTGGCATGGCGGGCGGATGACCGGCTGGGCCAATGACTGGGTGCGATATTGGACGCAGGGGAAGGGCGAATTCGTCACCTCCGCGATGGAGGAAACCGGCACCTATCAGTCGATCGTCTATCTCGACCAGATCGGCCGGGTGGACAAGGACCGGTTCATGGTGTTGCGCGCGGGCAGCAATTTCACCATGCCGCCGCCCGACGACACCGCCGCCCATTATCTGCTGACCGAAAATGAAGGCTATGCTGGCATGACCGCCGCGCTTGAAAGCCTCTACCTGGTCGGGTCCAAAGTGGTGGACGAACTGGTCGGCCATTGGGACCGCTACGAAAAGACCGTGCCGCAATAGCATGGCCCTTACCGTCATCCGCAACGCCGACGTGCTTGCATGCATGGATGATCCCCGGCGGGAGGTTGCCGACGGGGCGGTCGCGTTTCGGGATGGGGTCATATTGGCCGCGGGAACCACGGCGGATATGGCATCCTGGCTGGCCGAGGCCGACGATGTTGTGGACGCGCGTGGCTGTGTCGTCACGCCCGGCCTCGTCAACACCCACCATCATCTTTACCAGTCCCTGACCCGTGCGCTGCCCGGCGCAATCAATGCTTCGTTGTTCGACTGGCTCAAGCGGCTTTACCCCATCTGGGCGCAATACCGCCCGGAAGACGTGTTTGCCGCGACCCAGCTAGGCCTCGCCGAACTGGCCTTGTCGGGCTGCACGCTCACTTCTGACCATCTCTACCTCTTCCCCAATGGCGTGACGCTGGACGACACGATCGCCGCCGCGCAGAGCATCGGCATCCGTTTCCACCCCACGCGCGGCGCGATGAGCGTGGGGGAAAGCGATGGCGGCCTGCCGCCCGACAGTCTGGTTGAGGATGAGCGCGCGATCCTCAACGACACGATCCGCGTGATCGACCGCTTCCATGACGCGAGGGAGGGAGCCATGGTGCGCGTTGGCGTGGCGCCCTGTTCGCCCTTTTCGGTGAGCCAGGGTCTGATGCGCGACGCGGCTTTGCTCGCCCGCGACAAGGGGGTGATGCTGCATACCCATCTGGCCGAGGATGCCGACGATGTAGCCTTTTCGTTGGAACGTTTCGGTTGCCGCCCGGGTGATTATGCGGAAAGCCTGGGCTGGGTCGGCCCGGACGTGTGGCACGCCCATTGCGTCCAGCTGGATGCGCGCGAAATCGCCCTGTTCGCGCGGACCGGCACGGGCGTGGCCCATTGCCCCTGCTCCAATTGCCGTCTTGGTTCCGGCATCGCCCCGCTCAAATCCCTGTTCGAACAGGGCGTGTCGCTTGGCCTGGGCGTCGATGGGTCTGCCTCCAGCGATAGCGGCAATCTTTTGCTGGAGGCGCGCCAGGCCATGCTGCTCCAGCGCGCGATCGGCGGTCCGGCCGCCTTCGATCCACGGGACGCGCTATACATCGCCACGCGGGGCGGCGCAGAGATGCTGGGCCGCCGCGACTGCGGATCGATCGCGCCGGGAAAGCGGGCCGATATCGTCCTGTGGGACGGTGTGAACTTCGCCTCCATGGGGGCATGGGACAAGGTCGCCGGCTTGATCCTCAGCCCGCCCACGGGCGCGCGCGATGTCTTTGTCGAAGGACGCGCGGTGGTGCGCGACGGGCAACTGGTGCAGGCCGACCGTGCCTCCATTCTGCGCGCCGCCGACCGCTCGCTTAACCGCCTGATGAGGCTGGCGTGATGACCCGGCCGCCTGCCAGCCTGTGGAGTGCCCCATGACCGTCACCCATTGCCCCATCTCAGAAAGTGGCACCGCGCACGCCACCGGCATCATGACGGCGCAGCAGGCGGGCGATCCCGATTATTTTCCCGGTCTTGCCGTCGCTATGCCCTTGGGCGTCCAGCATGTGCTGGCGATGTTCGTCAGTAACCTGACCCCCGCGATCATCGTCGCGGGCGCGGCCGGTTTCGGTTTCGGATCGGCCGACCCCGCGCCCATGATCTACATGATTCAGATGGCGATGCTGTTCGCAGGCATCGCCACCCTGATGCAGACCATCGGCATCGGCCCGGTCGGCGCGCGTCTGCCGATCGTTCAGGGGACCAGCTTCGCTTTCCTGCCGGTCATGATCCCGATCGTCGCGGGGCAGGGGGTCGCGGCCATGGCGCAACTGACCACCGCTGCCATCTTCGGCGGGCTGTTTCACGCCTGTGTCAGCAGTAGCATCGGCCGCATCCGCTTCGCCTTGCCGCCGATGGTCACAGGACTGGTCGTGCTGATGATCGGCCTGTCGCTGATGCGGGTGGGGGTGCAATATGCCGCCGGTGGCGTCGCGGCGCAGGGTACGCCCGCCTATGGCGCTGGGACGAGTTGGATGCTGGCGGGAATCGTCGTCGTCGTGACCCTGGGCCTCAGCTTCTACGGGCGCGGGCTATGGTCGACCGCATCGGTTCTGCTGGGCCTTCTCGCGGGCTATGCGGTCGCTGCGGCGATAGGCCGAGTGTCGCTTGCCCCGGTCGCTGCGGCCGGATGGGTGATGATCCCGCAACCTTTCCACTTCGGCTTTGCCGTCTCCTTCCCCGCGATTCTGGGTTTCTGCCTCATGGGCTTCATCTCCGCGATCGAATCGATCGGCGCCGTCTCGGCCATCTGCGAAAGCGGCGCCGGTCGCCCCGCCACCGACCGCGAACTCATCGGCGCGACCAGCGCGGACGGCCTGGGCACCGCGCTGGCGGGGATGTTCGGCGCCATGCCCAATACGTCCTTCAGCCAGAATGTCGGGCTGATCGCGATCACCGGGATCATGAGCCGCCACATCGTGACGATCGGCGCCCTGTTCCTGATCCTGTGCGGCTTTGCGCCAAAGATCGGCGCGCTGATCACCACCATCCCGATCGAGATATTGGGCGGCGGCGTGATCGTAATGTTCGGCATGGTCGCCTCGGCCGCGCTCTCGATCCTGTCGGGTGTGGAATGGTCGCAGCGCAACATGCTGATATTTGGTGTGGCGCTGTCGATCGGCATCGGACTAGCACTGGAGCCGGACGCGGTATCGCACCTGCCCGAAACGCTGCGTATCATCCTGACATCGGGCGTCCTGCCCGCCGCGCTGGTGGCCGTGATCCTGAACCTTGTCGTGCCCGATCCTGTCAGCGCTCCATAGCTTCGAAGGTCTGGAGGTCGCGTTCCAGCCTGACCTGCGCCGTGGCTTTGGGACTTGAAGCCAGCCAGGCCCCGCACCCCGGCGTATCGATCATGGCGCAAGCTGCGACCCGTCCGCCGCCGGGCTTTCCCTGCCACAGGCTGTCGCCGGGCAGGAAGCTGTAATGCAGCCCGTTGCGTATGATCTGCTTCAGGTCCGCATAGCGCAGCCCCTGTTCGGTAACGGCGCGCAGATATTCGTTGGTCATGTCGCTGCGCGACACGCCCTCATCGTCGGTCGACAGCACCACTGGCACGCCCGCCTCGCGATAGAGGGACAGCGGATGATCGCTGCCCTTAACGCCCAGGATGACGGCATTGCTGGTCAGGTTGA
This window of the Sphingobium sp. CR2-8 genome carries:
- a CDS encoding uracil-xanthine permease family protein produces the protein MTVTHCPISESGTAHATGIMTAQQAGDPDYFPGLAVAMPLGVQHVLAMFVSNLTPAIIVAGAAGFGFGSADPAPMIYMIQMAMLFAGIATLMQTIGIGPVGARLPIVQGTSFAFLPVMIPIVAGQGVAAMAQLTTAAIFGGLFHACVSSSIGRIRFALPPMVTGLVVLMIGLSLMRVGVQYAAGGVAAQGTPAYGAGTSWMLAGIVVVVTLGLSFYGRGLWSTASVLLGLLAGYAVAAAIGRVSLAPVAAAGWVMIPQPFHFGFAVSFPAILGFCLMGFISAIESIGAVSAICESGAGRPATDRELIGATSADGLGTALAGMFGAMPNTSFSQNVGLIAITGIMSRHIVTIGALFLILCGFAPKIGALITTIPIEILGGGVIVMFGMVASAALSILSGVEWSQRNMLIFGVALSIGIGLALEPDAVSHLPETLRIILTSGVLPAALVAVILNLVVPDPVSAP
- a CDS encoding 8-oxoguanine deaminase — protein: MALTVIRNADVLACMDDPRREVADGAVAFRDGVILAAGTTADMASWLAEADDVVDARGCVVTPGLVNTHHHLYQSLTRALPGAINASLFDWLKRLYPIWAQYRPEDVFAATQLGLAELALSGCTLTSDHLYLFPNGVTLDDTIAAAQSIGIRFHPTRGAMSVGESDGGLPPDSLVEDERAILNDTIRVIDRFHDAREGAMVRVGVAPCSPFSVSQGLMRDAALLARDKGVMLHTHLAEDADDVAFSLERFGCRPGDYAESLGWVGPDVWHAHCVQLDAREIALFARTGTGVAHCPCSNCRLGSGIAPLKSLFEQGVSLGLGVDGSASSDSGNLLLEARQAMLLQRAIGGPAAFDPRDALYIATRGGAEMLGRRDCGSIAPGKRADIVLWDGVNFASMGAWDKVAGLILSPPTGARDVFVEGRAVVRDGQLVQADRASILRAADRSLNRLMRLA
- a CDS encoding purine nucleoside permease — its product is MPVAAAQPAPASIESCAPGGACATPLPVRVIIVSMFEIGEDSGDKPGEFQLWKERRHLDMRIPFPQSHHDLYYDPKTQVLGMVTGMGNIKSATATMALGLDQRFDLSRAYWLVAGIAGIDPQDASIGSAAWARYLVDGDLAHEIDAREIPADWKSGYFALHSKGPNDPSPPVGQGEIFEINPALRDWAFNLTKDIVLPDDPSIRRERARFTNHPMARRPPFVLKGDQLAAMTFWHGGRMTGWANDWVRYWTQGKGEFVTSAMEETGTYQSIVYLDQIGRVDKDRFMVLRAGSNFTMPPPDDTAAHYLLTENEGYAGMTAALESLYLVGSKVVDELVGHWDRYEKTVPQ